In Flavivirga abyssicola, the following are encoded in one genomic region:
- a CDS encoding MarC family protein, which yields MQLNFKEIFTAFMVLFAVIDIIGSIPIIIDLRKKAGHIQSEKASVIAGIILVVFLFLGKSILNLIGIDVNSFAVAGAFILFFIALEMILGITLYKQEESTAMSTAVFPLAFPLIAGPGSLTTLLSLRAEFRTENIIIALILNVIFIFIVLKTSAKIERLIGQNGINIIRKVFGVVLLAIAVKLFAHNIKALFEIA from the coding sequence ATGCAATTAAACTTTAAAGAAATCTTTACGGCTTTTATGGTATTATTTGCCGTTATAGATATCATAGGAAGTATTCCTATAATTATAGATTTACGAAAAAAAGCGGGTCATATTCAAAGCGAAAAAGCTTCTGTTATCGCGGGTATTATATTAGTTGTATTCCTGTTTTTAGGAAAGAGTATTTTAAACCTTATTGGTATTGATGTAAACTCGTTTGCTGTTGCTGGTGCTTTTATTTTGTTTTTTATTGCTTTAGAAATGATTTTAGGAATCACTTTATATAAACAGGAAGAAAGCACTGCTATGTCAACTGCTGTATTTCCTTTAGCGTTTCCTTTAATTGCTGGTCCTGGAAGTTTAACGACCTTATTATCGTTAAGAGCTGAGTTTAGAACTGAAAATATTATTATTGCTCTTATTTTGAATGTTATTTTTATTTTTATAGTACTAAAAACATCGGCTAAAATTGAACGACTTATAGGGCAAAACGGCATAAACATTATACGTAAAGTGTTTGGTGTGGTATTATTAGCTATTGCAGTTAAATTGTTTGCTCATAACATTAAAGCTCTATTTGAAATTGCTTAA
- a CDS encoding ribonucleoside-diphosphate reductase subunit alpha — translation MYVVKRDGRKEQIMFDKITARVRKLCYGLNELVDPLKVTMRVIEGLYDGVTTSELDNLAAEIAATMTTAHPDYARLAARISVSNLHKNTKKTFSDVMEDLHKYVNPRTGKDAPLLADDVYEVIMANKERLDSTIIYNRDFGYDYFGFKTLERSYLLKLNGVIAERPQHMLMRVSIGIHLNDLDAAIETYELMSKKYFTHATPTLFNSGTPKPQMSSCFLLTMKEDSIDGIYDTLKQTAKISQSAGGIGLAMHNVRATGSYIAGTNGTSNGIVPMLRVFNDTARYVDQGGGKRKGSFAIYLETWHADIFDFLDLKKNHGKEEMRARDLFYAMWISDLFMKRVQEDGHWTLMCPNECPGLPETHSEEFEALYLKYEAEGKGRKTIKARELWEKILESQIETGTPYMLYKDAANRKSNQQNLGTIRSSNLCTEILEYTSPDEVAVCNLASIALPMFVKNGQFDHKELFRITKRVTKNLNRVIDRNYYPVKEAENSNMRHRPIGLGVQGLADTFIQLRMPFTSDAAKKLNQDIFETLYYAAVTASMEEAKVDGPYETYEGSPISKGEFQHNLWNLKDEELSGNWDWEKLRKQVLKNGVRNSLLVAPMPTASTSQILGNNECFEPYTSNIYTRRVLSGEFIVVNKHLLEDLVDLGLWNESLKQDIMRANGSIQNIDIIPQDIKELYKTVWELSMKDIIDMSRQRGYFIDQSQSLNLFLEGATMAKLTSMHFYAWKSGLKTGMYYLRTKSAVDAIKFTLQTTKKEEPTADVVEVKDVNVEQEQAKKKQVAAKNAAKFAKQNTPEVEPMTAEEMKALIAQAKAGEGDDCLMCGS, via the coding sequence ATGTATGTAGTAAAAAGAGACGGCAGAAAAGAGCAAATCATGTTCGATAAAATCACTGCAAGAGTGAGAAAATTATGTTATGGATTAAACGAATTGGTCGATCCATTAAAAGTAACCATGCGTGTCATTGAAGGATTATATGATGGTGTTACTACAAGCGAACTTGATAATCTTGCAGCAGAGATTGCAGCAACTATGACAACGGCGCATCCAGATTACGCGCGTTTAGCTGCTCGTATTTCGGTTTCTAACTTACATAAAAACACTAAAAAGACATTTAGTGATGTTATGGAAGATTTACACAAATATGTAAATCCAAGAACAGGTAAAGACGCACCACTTTTAGCAGACGATGTATATGAAGTGATTATGGCTAATAAAGAACGCCTTGATTCTACTATCATATATAACCGAGATTTTGGGTATGATTATTTTGGTTTTAAAACTTTAGAGCGTTCCTATCTTTTAAAATTAAATGGAGTCATTGCAGAACGCCCTCAACATATGCTTATGCGTGTTTCAATAGGAATTCATTTAAATGATTTAGATGCAGCTATTGAGACCTATGAGTTAATGTCTAAAAAATATTTTACACACGCTACACCAACATTATTTAATTCCGGTACACCAAAACCTCAAATGTCATCTTGTTTTCTTTTAACAATGAAAGAAGATAGTATTGATGGTATTTACGACACTTTAAAACAAACAGCTAAGATTTCACAATCAGCAGGAGGTATAGGTTTAGCGATGCATAATGTACGAGCTACAGGAAGCTATATTGCAGGAACCAATGGTACCAGTAATGGTATTGTGCCAATGCTTCGTGTATTTAATGATACAGCACGTTATGTAGATCAAGGAGGCGGAAAACGTAAAGGAAGTTTCGCTATTTATTTAGAAACGTGGCATGCCGATATTTTTGATTTCTTAGACTTAAAGAAAAACCATGGTAAAGAAGAAATGCGCGCACGTGATTTGTTTTATGCGATGTGGATTTCAGATTTATTTATGAAACGTGTTCAAGAAGATGGCCATTGGACTTTAATGTGTCCTAACGAATGTCCTGGATTGCCAGAAACACATAGTGAGGAATTTGAAGCTCTATATTTAAAATATGAAGCAGAAGGAAAAGGACGTAAAACAATAAAAGCACGTGAGCTTTGGGAGAAAATATTAGAATCTCAAATTGAAACAGGGACACCGTATATGCTGTATAAAGACGCAGCAAATCGTAAATCTAATCAACAAAATTTAGGAACGATCCGTTCTTCAAATTTATGTACAGAGATTTTAGAGTACACATCTCCAGATGAGGTTGCTGTATGTAATTTAGCATCTATTGCATTACCAATGTTTGTTAAAAATGGTCAATTCGATCATAAAGAATTGTTCCGTATTACAAAGCGCGTTACTAAAAACTTAAATCGCGTTATTGATAGAAATTACTATCCAGTAAAAGAAGCCGAAAACTCTAATATGCGTCATAGACCAATAGGTTTAGGGGTACAGGGGTTAGCAGATACCTTTATACAATTACGTATGCCTTTTACAAGTGATGCCGCTAAAAAATTAAATCAGGATATTTTTGAAACACTCTACTATGCAGCAGTTACAGCAAGTATGGAAGAAGCAAAAGTTGATGGTCCTTACGAGACCTATGAAGGGTCTCCAATAAGTAAAGGAGAATTCCAACATAACTTATGGAACTTAAAAGATGAAGAATTAAGCGGTAACTGGGATTGGGAAAAGCTGCGTAAGCAAGTGCTAAAAAATGGTGTACGTAACTCATTATTAGTGGCCCCAATGCCAACTGCATCAACATCTCAAATTCTTGGTAATAATGAATGTTTTGAGCCGTACACTTCTAATATTTATACCCGTCGTGTATTATCTGGTGAGTTTATTGTTGTGAATAAGCATTTATTAGAAGATTTAGTTGATCTAGGACTTTGGAATGAAAGTTTAAAACAAGATATTATGAGAGCAAATGGTTCTATTCAAAATATAGATATCATTCCTCAAGATATAAAAGAGTTATATAAAACAGTTTGGGAGTTAAGTATGAAAGATATTATAGATATGTCTCGTCAAAGAGGATACTTTATAGATCAGTCACAATCACTTAACTTATTTTTAGAAGGTGCTACTATGGCTAAACTAACATCAATGCATTTTTACGCATGGAAAAGCGGTTTAAAAACAGGAATGTATTACCTGCGTACTAAGAGTGCAGTAGATGCTATTAAGTTTACGTTACAAACAACTAAGAAAGAAGAACCAACTGCAGACGTTGTAGAAGTTAAGGACGTTAATGTAGAGCAAGAACAAGCAAAAAAGAAACAAGTAGCGGCAAAAAATGCAGCGAAATTTGCGAAACAAAACACACCAGAAGTTGAGCCCATGACTGCAGAGGAAATGAAAGCGCTCATTGCTCAGGCGAAAGCTGGAGAAGGTGATGATTGCTTAATGTGTGGGTCTTAA
- a CDS encoding IS982 family transposase yields MLQDKVIGIYCIIDDILKEMNHKEHNSRTFSDSQVLTTALVAAMYFNGNQSSALSYMKSHVFSHTLRKSGFTKRLHKIKDLMLLLFFEIGRVFKYIYCEMEYIIDSFPVKVCHNIRIKRCKLLQDEQFRGYNASKREYFYGLKVQLVTTKDGIPVEMYFVAGKEHDSQILQRMHHDLPPESSLYGDSGYTDYEIEDLFEEVEQVHLQITRKSNSKRKDKPYMAYIKETMRKIIETSISQICSLMPRRICAVTTKGFIIKLILFVMAFQMKHLI; encoded by the coding sequence ATGCTCCAAGACAAAGTTATAGGAATCTATTGTATAATAGACGATATTCTAAAAGAAATGAACCATAAAGAACACAACAGTAGAACATTTAGTGATAGCCAAGTATTGACTACAGCTCTTGTTGCTGCAATGTACTTTAATGGCAATCAGAGTTCGGCACTTTCTTATATGAAAAGTCATGTCTTTTCTCATACGCTTCGTAAAAGTGGCTTCACTAAGCGCTTACATAAAATCAAAGATTTAATGTTATTACTGTTTTTTGAAATAGGAAGAGTTTTCAAATATATCTATTGTGAGATGGAATATATTATAGATTCTTTTCCTGTCAAGGTATGTCACAATATTAGGATAAAACGTTGTAAGTTACTTCAAGATGAACAGTTCAGAGGCTATAATGCCTCAAAAAGAGAGTATTTCTATGGTCTTAAAGTACAACTCGTAACGACTAAAGACGGTATTCCTGTAGAAATGTACTTTGTTGCTGGTAAAGAACACGACTCTCAAATCTTACAACGTATGCATCACGATTTACCACCAGAGAGTTCTCTGTATGGTGATAGTGGTTATACAGATTATGAGATTGAAGACCTTTTTGAAGAAGTGGAGCAAGTGCATTTACAAATCACTAGAAAATCCAATTCAAAAAGAAAAGATAAACCTTATATGGCTTATATAAAGGAAACTATGAGAAAAATCATTGAAACCTCAATAAGTCAGATATGTAGTCTTATGCCAAGAAGAATCTGTGCGGTAACAACCAAAGGTTTTATCATAAAACTCATTCTCTTTGTAATGGCGTTTCAAATGAAACACCTAATTTAG
- a CDS encoding S41 family peptidase yields the protein MSFQKKYLPLILGVAIAAGIFIGGKLDFRDSPDRLFSTNSKKDKLNRLIDYIDYDYVDEINTDSIVDVTVNGILDNLDPHSVYIPKEAMERVAEEMKGDFVGIGVSFYPYKDTIAVIRAIEGGPSEKAGIKGGDRIIMADNDTLFGARLNDGEMVKKLKGPINTKVNLKVYRRGEPKLLNFTVKRGNIPIKSVDAAYMLTEKLGYIKVNRFAESTYKEFKKGLDKLLELGATEIALDLRNNPGGILSISEQIVDEFLEDDKLILFTKNKRGNIEKSFATSKGDFEEGQVYVLIDENSASASEIVAGALQDNDKGTIVGRRSYGKGLVQREMDLGDGSAVRLTVSRYYTPTGRSIQRSYKNGNKDYYDEYFNRLESGELLDPEKIKVADSLKFTTPGGKTVYGGGGIIPDVFVPIDNSMQNETLTFLQRRGFIGYFVFEELEKDRHLYDGIPRQDFIDSFEVSDDLVFAFQDYLNVRTDSKVTFVAYHTEVKQYIKATLADQLYGGGAFEEVFNQRDIMIEEVIRLSDEGLNLTD from the coding sequence ATGTCATTTCAAAAAAAATATTTGCCATTGATTTTGGGCGTTGCAATTGCGGCGGGCATTTTTATTGGCGGAAAACTAGATTTTCGAGATTCGCCAGACAGACTGTTTTCAACAAATAGTAAAAAAGATAAGCTTAACAGGCTTATTGATTATATTGATTACGATTATGTTGATGAAATAAATACCGATAGTATTGTTGATGTTACTGTTAATGGTATTTTAGATAATTTAGACCCGCATTCTGTGTACATTCCTAAAGAAGCCATGGAACGAGTTGCAGAAGAAATGAAAGGTGATTTCGTAGGGATTGGTGTTAGCTTTTATCCTTATAAAGATACTATTGCAGTTATTAGGGCTATAGAAGGAGGGCCTAGTGAAAAAGCTGGCATTAAGGGGGGCGATAGGATTATCATGGCAGATAATGATACACTTTTTGGAGCGCGGTTGAATGATGGTGAAATGGTTAAAAAACTAAAGGGGCCTATTAATACTAAAGTCAATTTAAAAGTATATAGAAGAGGCGAGCCAAAACTTTTAAACTTTACAGTAAAGCGAGGAAATATCCCTATTAAAAGTGTCGATGCGGCTTATATGTTAACCGAGAAGTTAGGATATATAAAAGTAAATCGTTTTGCAGAATCTACTTATAAGGAATTTAAAAAAGGTTTGGATAAACTTTTGGAATTAGGTGCTACTGAAATTGCTCTGGATTTAAGAAATAATCCTGGAGGTATTTTAAGCATATCAGAGCAAATAGTAGATGAATTTTTAGAAGACGATAAACTCATTTTATTCACTAAAAATAAACGAGGAAATATTGAAAAAAGCTTTGCAACCAGTAAAGGTGATTTTGAAGAAGGCCAAGTGTACGTCCTTATAGACGAGAATTCGGCATCCGCGAGCGAGATCGTTGCGGGAGCCTTGCAAGATAATGATAAAGGAACCATTGTAGGACGTCGTTCCTATGGCAAAGGATTGGTGCAACGCGAAATGGATTTAGGAGATGGTAGTGCGGTGCGTTTAACCGTATCACGTTATTATACACCAACAGGTCGCTCCATTCAGCGTTCATACAAAAATGGTAATAAAGATTATTATGATGAGTATTTTAATAGATTGGAAAGCGGTGAGCTTTTAGATCCGGAAAAGATTAAAGTAGCAGATTCGTTAAAATTTACAACACCAGGAGGAAAAACTGTGTACGGTGGTGGCGGTATTATTCCAGATGTATTTGTACCCATAGATAATAGCATGCAGAATGAAACACTCACCTTTTTACAAAGACGAGGGTTTATTGGATATTTTGTGTTTGAAGAACTAGAAAAAGACAGACACCTTTACGACGGTATCCCAAGACAAGATTTTATTGATTCGTTTGAAGTGAGTGACGATTTGGTGTTTGCTTTTCAAGATTACTTAAATGTCCGTACCGACTCTAAAGTCACTTTTGTAGCCTATCATACCGAAGTAAAACAATATATAAAAGCAACATTAGCAGATCAACTTTACGGTGGTGGTGCTTTTGAAGAAGTCTTCAATCAAAGAGATATTATGATCGAAGAGGTTATTAGGTTGAGTGATGAAGGTCTTAATTTGACTGACTGA
- a CDS encoding HupE/UreJ family protein codes for MLGNFWFNVEYGINHVLDINAYDHVLFLIVLTVPYVFKDWKRVLLLVSIFTLGHTLSLVLAAYNVVRVNAQIIEFLIPITILVVALFNVFTAGKGAQKEKVGVLFLSTLFFGLIHGLGFAREFQMFLGDSDNKLVLLLEFALGIELAQVIIVFIVLFLGYIVQTIFRFSKRDWIMVISAIVVGLVIPMILNSDFLS; via the coding sequence ATGCTAGGAAATTTTTGGTTTAACGTTGAGTATGGTATCAATCATGTATTAGATATTAACGCTTACGATCACGTTTTATTTCTTATTGTTTTAACCGTTCCATATGTGTTCAAAGATTGGAAGCGGGTACTCCTATTAGTTTCTATATTTACCTTAGGGCATACGCTATCTCTCGTTTTAGCTGCGTATAATGTAGTTCGTGTAAACGCACAAATTATAGAATTTTTAATTCCTATTACAATTTTAGTAGTGGCACTTTTTAATGTCTTTACTGCTGGAAAAGGTGCGCAAAAAGAAAAAGTTGGCGTATTGTTCTTATCAACCTTATTCTTTGGTTTGATACATGGTTTAGGGTTTGCACGCGAATTTCAAATGTTTTTAGGGGATTCAGATAATAAATTAGTCTTATTATTAGAATTTGCTTTGGGAATTGAACTTGCTCAAGTAATTATTGTATTTATAGTATTATTTTTAGGCTATATTGTACAGACTATTTTTAGGTTCTCTAAGCGTGATTGGATTATGGTAATATCTGCTATCGTAGTCGGTTTAGTTATTCCCATGATATTAAATAGTGATTTCTTGTCTTAG
- a CDS encoding ribonucleotide-diphosphate reductase subunit beta, with translation MSQTIEPILQENKDRFVIFPIQHHDIWEWYKKSEASFWTAEEIDLHQDLTDWSTKLNDDERYFIKHILAFFAASDGIVNENLAENFVNEVQYSEAKFFYGFQIMMENIHSETYSLLIDTYVKDEKEKDLLFNALENFPAIKKKADWALKWIESPSFAERLIAFAAVEGIFFSGAFCSIFWLKKRGLMPGLTFSNELISRDEGVHCDFAVHLHNEHLVNKVPKSRIREILVDALDIEREFITESLPASLIGMNAVLMAQYLEFVTDRLLSELGCEKEYNTANPFDFMDMISLQGKTNFFEKRVSEYQKAGVLNKEEEKDKFSFDADF, from the coding sequence ATGTCTCAGACTATAGAACCGATTCTGCAAGAAAACAAAGACCGTTTTGTTATTTTTCCAATACAACACCATGATATTTGGGAGTGGTATAAAAAATCGGAGGCAAGTTTCTGGACAGCAGAAGAAATTGATTTACATCAAGATCTTACAGATTGGTCTACAAAGCTTAATGATGATGAGCGTTATTTTATAAAGCACATTCTAGCATTTTTTGCTGCAAGTGATGGTATTGTAAACGAAAATTTAGCTGAGAACTTTGTAAACGAAGTACAGTATAGTGAAGCGAAATTCTTTTACGGATTTCAAATCATGATGGAAAATATTCATAGTGAAACCTATTCACTTTTAATTGATACTTATGTAAAAGACGAAAAAGAAAAAGACCTTTTGTTTAATGCTCTTGAGAACTTTCCTGCTATTAAGAAGAAAGCAGACTGGGCATTAAAATGGATTGAATCTCCAAGCTTTGCAGAACGTTTAATCGCGTTTGCAGCAGTTGAAGGTATTTTCTTTTCTGGGGCATTTTGTTCTATTTTCTGGTTAAAGAAAAGAGGATTAATGCCTGGTTTAACATTTTCTAATGAGTTAATATCTCGTGATGAAGGTGTACACTGCGATTTTGCAGTACATTTACATAATGAACATTTAGTAAATAAAGTGCCTAAGTCCCGTATTAGGGAAATACTAGTAGATGCTTTAGATATTGAACGCGAATTTATAACAGAATCTTTACCAGCAAGTTTAATTGGTATGAATGCAGTTTTAATGGCACAATATTTAGAATTTGTGACAGATAGATTGCTAAGCGAATTAGGCTGCGAAAAAGAATACAATACAGCAAACCCATTTGATTTTATGGATATGATTTCACTACAAGGAAAAACAAATTTCTTTGAGAAACGCGTGTCTGAATATCAAAAAGCGGGTGTCCTTAATAAAGAAGAAGAAAAGGATAAATTCAGTTTTGACGCCGATTTTTAA
- a CDS encoding DinB family protein — translation MNKTVNKLEALIQKGLKYILQSSELELTQKSSPEKWSKKEVLGHLIDSGINNLQRFTEIQYENKPYKIRNYKQDKLVKANDYQNAESKEIANFWFAINTRIMCLISQQTEETLNYKIEIDDSNTSDLRFLIQDYVNHLEHHLNQILE, via the coding sequence ATGAATAAAACAGTAAATAAGCTTGAAGCTCTAATACAAAAAGGATTAAAATATATATTACAATCTTCAGAACTTGAATTGACTCAAAAATCATCACCAGAAAAGTGGTCAAAAAAAGAAGTTTTAGGACACCTTATTGATTCTGGAATAAATAACCTTCAACGATTTACCGAAATTCAGTATGAGAATAAACCTTATAAAATAAGAAATTACAAACAAGATAAATTAGTGAAAGCTAATGACTATCAAAATGCTGAATCTAAAGAAATTGCTAATTTTTGGTTTGCTATTAATACTAGAATAATGTGTTTAATAAGTCAACAAACAGAAGAAACACTTAATTACAAAATTGAAATAGACGATAGCAATACCTCGGATTTGAGATTTTTAATTCAGGACTACGTTAATCATTTAGAGCATCATCTAAATCAAATTCTGGAATAA
- a CDS encoding DUF3109 family protein, which translates to MFQLGKTIVSEDVIEKDFMCNLSACKGACCIDGDAGAPLEENEAKILKDIYPKVKPFLRKEGIEAIESQGVYVTSEEGELETPLIKGADCAYVTFDEKKVALCGIEEAYNQGQISWKKPVSCHLYPVRVQDYSEFSAVNYHKWQICDDACALGKELQIPIYKFVKEALIRKFGEDWYMELEKVANSKKRG; encoded by the coding sequence ATGTTTCAATTAGGAAAAACCATTGTATCCGAAGACGTTATCGAGAAAGATTTTATGTGTAATCTTTCGGCTTGTAAAGGAGCATGCTGTATTGATGGTGATGCAGGTGCGCCATTAGAAGAAAATGAGGCTAAAATATTAAAGGATATTTACCCTAAAGTAAAACCTTTTTTGCGTAAAGAAGGAATAGAAGCCATCGAATCTCAAGGTGTATATGTAACTAGTGAAGAAGGTGAATTAGAAACACCTTTAATTAAAGGAGCAGATTGCGCTTACGTTACTTTTGATGAAAAAAAAGTAGCCCTTTGTGGTATAGAAGAAGCTTACAATCAAGGTCAAATCTCTTGGAAAAAACCAGTGTCTTGCCATTTATACCCCGTAAGAGTTCAAGATTATAGTGAGTTTTCAGCAGTTAATTATCACAAATGGCAAATTTGTGATGATGCCTGTGCATTGGGTAAAGAATTACAAATACCTATCTATAAATTTGTGAAAGAAGCTTTAATTAGGAAGTTTGGAGAAGATTGGTATATGGAATTAGAGAAGGTTGCAAATTCAAAAAAAAGGGGTTAA
- a CDS encoding deoxycytidylate deaminase has product MPENKQLKYDKAYLRIAQEWGKLSYCKRRQVGAIIVKDRMIISDGYNGTPSGFENFCEDDEGYTKWYVLHAEANAILKVAASTQSCKGATLYITMSPCKECSKLIHQSGIVKVVYHEAYKDDSGLKFLKKAGIDLKLIEDLKA; this is encoded by the coding sequence ATGCCAGAAAATAAACAGCTTAAGTACGACAAGGCTTATTTAAGAATAGCCCAAGAATGGGGAAAACTATCTTATTGTAAACGGAGACAGGTTGGCGCGATTATTGTAAAAGACAGGATGATAATCTCTGATGGTTATAACGGAACACCATCTGGATTTGAAAACTTTTGTGAAGACGATGAAGGCTACACAAAATGGTATGTATTGCATGCAGAAGCCAATGCTATTTTAAAAGTGGCAGCTTCTACACAATCATGTAAAGGCGCCACATTATATATTACCATGTCACCTTGTAAAGAATGTAGTAAACTAATACACCAATCGGGGATTGTTAAAGTGGTATATCATGAAGCCTATAAAGATGATTCAGGTTTGAAATTCCTAAAAAAAGCAGGAATAGACCTTAAATTAATAGAAGATTTAAAAGCATAA
- a CDS encoding NAD(P)/FAD-dependent oxidoreductase, which produces MYDALIIGGGASGLSCALVLGSAKNKVFAKDKRIGIITHQKTSHLQTALFNNVLGLAPKTTGASILENGKQQLTDLYPHVNQIEKEKVLELSKSEDIFKIRTNKNTYSSKVVVVAVGYTNLMTIRGLEHYIERHPRSPIEKNRIWLKNTDHLIEANLYVAGTLAGWRSQFSIASGSGAHVATDILTLWNDGKDTKVHDKIES; this is translated from the coding sequence ATGTATGATGCTTTAATTATTGGCGGTGGTGCATCAGGCCTGTCTTGTGCTTTGGTTTTAGGTTCTGCTAAAAATAAGGTTTTTGCTAAAGACAAACGTATTGGCATCATTACTCACCAAAAAACATCACATCTTCAAACGGCCTTATTTAATAATGTACTGGGTTTAGCGCCTAAAACGACTGGTGCTTCTATTTTAGAAAATGGAAAACAACAACTAACAGACTTATACCCACATGTCAATCAGATTGAAAAGGAAAAAGTCTTAGAGTTATCAAAATCTGAAGATATTTTTAAAATAAGAACCAATAAAAATACTTATTCTTCCAAAGTCGTTGTTGTTGCAGTCGGTTATACTAATTTAATGACTATTAGAGGGCTTGAACATTATATTGAACGGCATCCAAGATCTCCTATTGAAAAAAATAGGATTTGGTTAAAAAATACAGATCATTTAATTGAAGCTAATTTATATGTAGCTGGCACACTGGCTGGCTGGCGAAGTCAATTTTCCATAGCTTCCGGTAGCGGCGCGCATGTGGCTACTGATATTTTAACACTTTGGAATGACGGGAAAGATACTAAGGTGCATGATAAAATAGAATCTTAA
- the ppnP gene encoding pyrimidine/purine nucleoside phosphorylase: MISTNDYFDGNVKSLGYTTKTGKSTLGVMNAGDYEFGTSTHETMLVIEGEMTVKLPGESEWTTYKAGESYQIEANKTFQVKVSEQTSYLCQYK; the protein is encoded by the coding sequence ATGATTTCAACAAACGACTATTTTGATGGTAACGTTAAATCTTTAGGATATACTACTAAAACAGGAAAATCTACTTTAGGAGTTATGAATGCTGGCGATTATGAATTTGGTACTTCTACTCATGAAACAATGCTTGTTATTGAAGGAGAAATGACCGTTAAATTACCTGGCGAATCAGAATGGACAACGTATAAAGCTGGCGAATCATACCAGATTGAAGCTAATAAAACGTTTCAAGTAAAAGTATCTGAACAGACCTCATATTTGTGTCAATATAAATAA